The genomic interval GCTCGAAACCGACGTATTTGGGAAACGACAAGAGGAAATCACCGCGGATGGCTTGCCGGCTGCTTATCGTTACCACGAGGCCCCTAGAAAGCGCGTCGTCGGTAACCCAGCTAACGATATACTGGCTGTCTTAAGGACGGAACTGTCTCTCGGCGGTCTGGCCGACATGCTCAAGCATCTCTGGTTTGCTGGCGCAGAACGTCCCGCCACCCTGCTGCACTTTCATGTCGCCATGGGCCGGGAGGTCGCCATCGCCGACCGGATGGACCTCCACCTGCTCTGCTCTAATAAAGGGAGGCTCTTTATCAAACCCGTCCCGCGCTTTCTTCTTGATCCAGCCTTTTGTCGCAGCAACCTGCAGTGCCCTGATGGCTGTGCGTGCTATAATCCCCCGGCAGATACGTGCCGGGGAATAGCAAGGAAAGTTGCCTTGGGTTTCCTCTACACATACGTCTGTCTCATATCATGCGAGACCGACTTCCACATCGCCAACGGAACGCGTCTCCTGCCTTGAAATGAAGACGACTCGCCAATCAAATAGGCAGACTGGAAGGCCTTGGCCAGGGAAGTCCTCCAAGTGCACGAACGCGACCCAGATGTGGTCCACCCACGCTTTCTGCGCGCCAAGCTTCGCCTCTCccgcatcaacaccatccatcGCTTcacccgcctccctcccttccacTCCTACGTCCGCGGCTGGCACAACTATAGCAGCCTCTTTCACGATAATCTTGCGTGGATGGCCACTGCCGCTGTCTTCCTGGCCCTGGTGCTGACCGCGATGCAGGTCGGCCTCGCCACGGAGCGACTCCAACAAGACACCACCTTCCAGCAGGCGTCGTACGGCTTCACCGTTCTCGCTATTCTAGGGCCTATATGCGCGTTCGGCCTAGTGGCGCTGGGTACGCTGTTCAACCTCGTCAATGACCTACCGCTGCTTATCGGAAGACGGCGCAACTGCGCAGTGCATGAAACCTCGGGTGAAGTTGGTTACGCGGCGCCCTGATTAGCAAAAGTATTGATATTGAGCAGTGTCCGACGGCGTGACGAGTGTCATATGTGAGGGAACGGTCTTATGacttatttttttattattattcttACTCCGTTCTACCCTAAAAATAGTGTGTCGGTCCTGCTGATGCTATTTATATAGGAAAAACCGTGCTTGGAGCCGGCTGAAAAACCTATATCGGTAACAAATAGGCAACAGTTCTTAAAAAAGCCAGATAGTAGCAAAATAAGGAAAGGCCCCAATAAGGCCTTAAGCACTAGTTGTCCTCTTCGCCACACCTTGCGGTTGACCTCCAGCTGGAGTGGGTGTGTGGTAGTTGGAAGCTCCATAAGCTATGGCGCTTCCGATGCACTTAGTGTATACCTTTCGCGCCTTTATAAGGCCTGGGCCCCAAGTTTTGGCTGCAATCGGGACAGTGCATAGCCTTGAGTTTTTAGCTTTTCAAGCACCTTCGCTTTGTGTGCTCTCCAGTTTAGTCTCTAGTCTAACCATATACCTAAGAATCTAGCATAAGGCTATAGTTTAATTTCCGCACCGTCTCGGCTCGCTAGCTGAGCCAAGTGTAGTGGCTCAGTCCACTGAGCTCGGCCCTTGTTAAAGTATATCAGTTCGCTCTTCGCTAGGTTAAATTCCATGCCGTAAGCTATAGCCCGCTGTAGGCAGGTCGACTAAGCTTCCTCGAATTGCTGGCAGTTAGTGCTGGAGTGTTTTCCGAAGGCTAGTATATTCGTATCGTCGGCGAGTCCTATAAGGCTTTATCTAAGTGTTTGTCTTTGAGCTCCTTCTATAAGGAGGCGATGTacaagatgaagaggactggtgagaggggggagcCCTCTGGAACTCCAGCTCGGATGCTgattttctgtttcttttggTCGTTCAAGGAAAGTGTGGCTTTTCGGTCTGTCAGCTAGTTTCTCACCCAGTATACAAGCCACTATGGAAAACCCTGGTCTCGGAGAGTTGCGAGTAATCAGGTGTAGTTAACTCTGTCGAAAGCACCTATGAGATCGAGTGTGGTAGTGTGGCCGTGGCTCGCTGTTTCCAGGCCCTTCTCACTTAAGCTGTTACTAGTCTTATTGCCAGTTCTATGGACCTATGCTCCTGTTAGCTATTTGCTCCTTTGGAAGTAGTCCGTGTGACTCGGCTGTTTCCGTTATCCGTTTTGTAATTACTGCCTCGATGATCTTCCTAATGGTAGGTAGTAGCGATATTGGCCTGTATCCTCCCGGGGTCTGGTAGTCTGCTAGCTTGTTCCTAGGTTTGGGTGGCTATGGTTATAGCCTCCTTTAACCTCTTAGGTTACCACTCTAGTTCGAAACATCTCTGCACTAATACTAACGGTCTCGAAGTAGTATATTGCAACTAGCCAGGCCACTCTACGAGTACACTGaacttgaagaagaaaggaaaagagaaagagaaagttTGATAACATAAGCTTCTAATGTGGCTGGGCGTGTTAGCCAGTGCGCGGAGATAAGAAGGTCCtggagtggtggtgtgcgTTCTGGGAATAGCTTTATTAGGGCCGAGGGTTGCCGAGGTCCATGTCAGGGCTCAGCCCATTACAAGTACTGCCAGGATCTTGTACAGTGGGTTGCCACAGGTCTTTAAGAAGCCGATAGGTAGGTGGTCGTTTCCGGGTGCTTTCTATGACGAGGCTCAAGATAAGGCTAGTTTAATATCGTCAGGCCATACCCTCTTGTGTATCTGGAAAAGTGACTGCCAAGGCGTGGACAGAGTAGGGTCTTGGACATTTGACGAGTTAGCTGGTGGACCTGGGAAGAATCGATTGGCGAGGGTTGTGGGTAGTTAATAGTGTACTGGCTTAGTCTTTAAAGGTAAGTAGCCGGGGAGGGCCGGTTGGTTTGAAGCTTTTGCAGCGAGCCCACCGTTCCAGCTTCCACAGCAGTGTGGTATCACGTGTGGCTTTTTGTAGTGCAGTTCTCCAAGTCTTAGTCTTCGTTTCTTTGACTACTTTAGATAGACTCTTGTATTTGCGCTTAATTTAGGCTTAGTTATACTCCGTGGGTGTATTCTTTAGGGTCCTCTCAGCCTGCCTCGCCTCTGCAGTTCTCTTTTGGATCCCAGAGTTCCACCATGGTGCTTGAAATCCGTTGCTGGTCTTCTTTCTAGGTGTGCTGATATCTGCTATTCTTGTGAGCTCGGCTATTAGCCAGTTGAAAGCCCTGTTCTAGCCTTGGGTGGTTTGAATATTATTGTGCAGGTGTGAGCAGCTGGTTTTATCAAGGCCAATAGCAATAGGTAGGAGCTTAGCTTCAGCTTTTACTCTCCCCTCGTCCATCTTTTTCCAATCCTACCCTGTTAGCCGTGGCGGTGGCTGTGGTCGGGTGAGGTAAGTCTCGATGACTTGGGGGTAGTGATCAGATCTTGCCCTCTCTTCTATGCCGTAGTAGGTGTATTGAATGTCTCCTGAGTTCATATTAGGTCTAGTGTGGGCGGTCTGCCTCTCTGAGCTCCCTGTGGTTCTCTAGTTATCGTGCCTCGAGGGGTGACTAGATCGAACTCCCAGTGGATAGCCAGTTGAAGCAGAGCTTCAGAATCCGGCTCGTATATCAAACTGGTCCCATAGTGGGTGGTGTAGAGTGAAGTCTCCTGGGAGGACCACCGGGCTAGATGGCCTGGGATGGTCCAATAGACTCTTCGGTAGAGTTTTGTCGGTGGGGGAGTTGTATATCGACCAGACCTCCAGGCTCTCTGCACCAGTACCTGGGATCCATCCCTTACACCAGTCCCGCGTAGCCTCATAGTTCTATTGGCTGATGTCTAGTGTTTTCTTGACGAAGATAGCTGCCCTGCCCTCTGGTTGGTTGACTAGGTGGTAGGTTGTATGGACAAGGAAGTGGACCACATATGGATGTGGCCCAGGTAGGTTTGAATTACCCAAGCCATCTACCCACATTaaaccctcaacaaccctggGCCCCCcgatatcaacacacacttTATATTCCACCCAGAGAGACCAAAATGaagcttttcttttacttGTTTTTGCTCCAGGTACCCACTAATGACCAAAtataccgaggaggatgttaaAAATGCCCAGAAAGACATTGCCGCTGGTATAAGCCAGCGACAAGCGTCCAAAAAGCACGGGATTCCACGTTCCACCCTTTGATGGTACCCTACCAAGGAACCTTGCACGTCATCGGGTTCAAACCAGGCGCAAGCGAGAAGCAGATGCAATGTATGACTCTGACAGTGATTGAGCTACATTTTGGTATAACTCCCATAGTAATTGACCCAATATTAGTCTTGTTGTGGCCAGTGTGagcattcaggggtaatctcaacaaggttgtgtggctggtgtggtggtggtggaccagatcCACATGTGGTCcatttcctggtcatccaacctatCGACTGCTCCTCGGGCAGTAGGTTGATTTGGTGTGTGGATTAATCCACGGCTCTTGGATAGCCAGGAGGTCGAATTTTGCTTCCTCCAGTAGTAATTCTAAGGCTTGTTTATTGCATTGGGTATTCCATTGTGGTATTGTGATTCCCATTATAATGTGGGAGTGGGCTGCGAGCTAGGTAGTAGGTTAGGTTGTGGATCAGGCTGGGAGCTAGGCTGAGAGCTAGGCTGAGAGCTGGGTTGagatgtggatgggaagcGGATCTGGGGACTGAGCTGAGAGAAGGGATTTGGGAGAGTTGTGAGCCGACTCTGCCTCGGATCCTGTGAGGTGTCACGGCGGTTGCACCGTGACCGTCGTTGATCTAGTGATGGAGCTTCACGTGCAGAGCATGGGCCCATGCGATTTGAATGACTTCGCATCTCGCTGCCGCGAGACCTGTTTGTAGCTCTTTAAGCTACGTCTTGACAATAGAGCCTGCCCGTACCCGACGGAATAGAGCCCAGACTGTAGCTTAGCTGGATATCATTGTCACTAATCTGTCAACCTGCCCTGCCCGTGACATGAGGCTTGTTGTATATACGTGggccttcctctcttcctgACCTGTTCTTCAGCCTAGTAGTGGCTGTCGTCCTGGCTGTTGGTGAAGGTAAGGGATGAGGCTGGCGTTGTGGGTGTAGGTGTAGCCGCTTCGAAGGTACGGGGCCGGTGCTGATATGCTTCTCTAGCCGTGCCTTCTTGCGTTCCGGGCATTCCTTGTCCCAGGCTGGATGTCTCCCTCTGCAGGTTGGGCACTTGCAAGGCAGGTggcgggtgagggtgtgGCACTGTGcctctccttcctttccACCTGTACCGTGAGCCCCCGTGCCGCACCTGGGATATAGGGAGTCCTTCTTGCAGTAGCGACTGGTGTGGCCCCATTTCCAGCATTTGTAGCACTGGGTAGGTCGTAATGGTGCCCAGTATGGCTCGCAGTTAAGTATCTGGGCCTTGAAAACCACACCTGTATTGTAAATCGTTTTAGTTTCTACTTGATTTTTGAGAGTGATTAAGATAGATACCTATTTGAGGTTCTGGTGTTTTAGGTACTGGAATTTGACTTTCTTAAGTAATTTTAAACCTAATGCTTTACCGAATTCTATGTCCGGGATTCCCTACATATCGGATTTATAGACCCCTTTTACTAATACTATAAAAGTTTTTTAAGCTTCCTTCGCTTAGTTACCGAAATTTTATTGGATTTAgttattatttaaagaatATTAGTCCATAGTAGTCGAGTCGGTAAAAGTAATTATTGTATCTTTACTAGGGAGTTTCCGAATAGCTAtatataacgaacccctatccgAAAACgctgaaagggatactggttgaaggcacttctgaaaaatcctggttcggtacagctaaacagttTACAACAGTTGGATTGTTTTAATCAAAAAAGTCTTGATACCAATAACTGTgacttgaattgcatactgcagaactgtctatctacaccagccagttcctcggtatatatagaccttaagTTCCCAAGTACCTCCGTACTGGCTCACTCCGGCTCACTGGTGATCGGTGGTGATTCCTCATGGCTCACCTTCGCCAAGCAGGTCAACAGTTTCATACCTAGCCTTCCAATGTAGGCACTGGTTGCCATAAAAGAGCAAGGAGAGGCATTATCCTGTTAAAAAACCACAGAAGTACTCCATACTCTCTTCTCTATAATAAACCCCAGATAATAGGGATAATATAGCTCTAACACTTCTCGCTATTAATCCTACTATATTCTTTTTCCCACACAAAAGAGCCAGCCTTTTCACACCCATATATTATACCCCAAAACATCCAACCGTGAGACTTTTGCCGTATCGTAGCCCAGGCCTCGATATCTTTAATTTGTGTAAAGTAAGCTACCTTTTCCATGTCGGGTTGTTAGTAGCGCAGGTCTCGTCACTGAAGGCCACCTATTCCCAGTCTTCCGGGCGAAGCTGAAGTCCTAATTGCTCACGGGCAAAGGCCAGTCGTTCGGCTCGGTGTTAGGCGGTAAGCTTGATCCTCCGCGGTAGGACCTAACGACTGGAGCCGGCTATTCTTATAGCTATGGTGAAGGCCGTATCCTTCCAGTGGTTAAATCCTTCCAAATACAGCTTTAAATCTAGCTAACTGAGCTTGCGAGCGATAGGGTCGTCATTGAGAGAGCGAGTAATACGGTCCTTCTCTTCGTCGGCAAACCGCGAGGGCTTCCGGCTACGACGGTTAGTTCGCGGGGTCAACGGTGTAGTGAGGGCATATTGAATCTGTTTATCCGACGCGCCAGTGGCCCCGCGCATAGCCGCGTAGGACATATAGGCGTCTCCGCGCAAGGCACGTATCTGAATCTGTGGCGAACTAATTAGCCAGTAAGAATTGAAGAGGGTTAGGAATATATATGGCTACCTTTTGCTCACGCGGGAGCTCTGGAGCCCTGTGAGCCTTCAGGTGCCAGTGTGGCCGTTGTTGCCTTGCCAATTGGAGCCGGTAGAAGCGCTCGGCTGTGGGTGGCGTGTCAATATCGTTGTGGTTGATAAGAGCGTTGATTTCcatcgtggtggtggtgggtgtggtcgATGGCCGTGGTGTTGCGCGAGAGGGTTCGCATTGCCTTAAGAATTGACAGGTACCCTTGCCATGGAAATTAGTAGCAAAGTGACTTCGGATACGATGGATTTCGATATTGCGTATGTGGCTGCTGATCGCTGACATATTGGCCTGTTGTTTTATGGGGCAAATCCAACGTTACCATATATTCTCTTGGTATAGGTGTAGTTAACGAGGGAAAATCTACGCGGTTACCTGGAGTGCTCGGGCTAATTCGCCCACATGTGCATACCATCATCGCTCTTGGTCGGCCAAGTCACGAGCTCAGACACCCAGTTCCCACCActgaagccatcatcacgCGTAAATCGAATCAAGGTAAGGCCGTAGGCCGTTTTGGGCCTTCGCCACTCTCACCAGGCAGAGGACGGAAGGCTGAGTGGGGTGGAACCGCACATTCTTCCACACATTGTAGCCATCACATTTGACAAATGTCTGTAAGGCAAATTTCATTTCATTTCATGAGCTCAGATGTCGAGTTTTGCTCCAAAATTCACCTTGTGGCCTTATATCATACATAAACTTGCAGTTTCAAACAAGACCTCCTTCTACCATCCATAGCCATCCGTCCGCAATCACTACGTCATGACCGGGAAGTAATCACACTGGATCCTGAAATAGGCGTTATAATTTGGACTGTCGGTGTCCTCTATGCAGTGTACCCAGTTGTCGTGGCTGAAGACGGCGCAGGGGTAATGGCCCTGATCACAAACAACCTGGTTGACGTCTGGATGGTAGGAACAATTTGTATTCACGCCGAAAGGGTTGAATCCGATGTCAAATTGCGGGATAGGCATCTGGTATCCAGGGTCGCATTCCGAGCCGGTACCAAGATGCAATGTTGCGTTGTACGGATGGCAAGGGTTGAAATACTTCACGCTCACATGGGACTCGAAGATGTCGTAGTAGCACAGGTATGTCCAGCCGGGATCTCCCGACATGAAGGTTCTGCGGTACAAAACCCAAAGTCTGCCGggatcaacctcccccgGAGTGGTCTGGGTGGAGGTCGGATGGGTGGGGACGTACTGACTGGCAGTCGGATTGGCGGAAGCAGAGAGACGGACAGTTGTGCCGGTGGGAACGGCTTGAGAGGAAGTCAAGACGGTCGAGTTTGACTGGGAAATGGAAGAGGAAGTCAAGTCGGTCGAAGTTGACTGGGAGATGGTAGAGGACTCCCAAGTGAATGAGACAGCTATGAACCGCACAATATCAGTCAAACGAAACAAAGTACAAATGCAAGTTCAAGCAAATTTGGATCTCTTACCAGTAGAGGTGATGTCGACTGCCTTCAGTCTCCCCGCATCTGGGAAACCAACGGCGGCAGTGGCGCCGAtcaggaggagcaaaagcTTGAACATCGCAATGGTTGAAGACAATGGTTGAAAGCAATGGTTGAAGTTGGGTtgattgaggagcttgatTGACGGATGGAAGAGATTGGATGGCAGAACATGAACGAGCTGGCAGATGGGCAATCGGGGCAAAATTTGTACCCAGAGAACTGAGGAGCTGCCGGGCTGTCTGTCACCTGTGATCACGGCTGTCACTACTTTACATCATCACTCTGGCATTTCGGCCGTGTTCAAGATTTCGCGCCTGCCTCTCCTGAAATAAGCATTTGGCGGTCTTCCACGGGCGTAAAAACGCGGGACCTGTTTTAGACGGCAGGTTCGTACCGGAACTTCCAAGCACCATTCACCGAGGTGGTCATGCATTGAATCCAGAAGTCCCGTTCCTCCGACAGGCCCGCCTTCAATCGGCGAATTGACCACCTCATTTCTTCATCAGATAGGTACCTTGCCTATCGGTATCGACCTGACTCCGAGATGAGAATCGATGTATCAACGTCTGACAATTGATAAGCAGAGTACATTATGGGAGGCAGCTTCCACTGCTTCGGGCGCTTTTCTTTCAGACCTGTTGTGATATATATGATGGTTTCGAATGTAGAGCCAACTAGGTATATTCGACGGTATAAAAGTCTACATAtccgccatcctctccttgcATTCACCACACTACCATTTCGCTGTTTGTTATGGCTAGCCCTTCTCTTACCCAGATAGTCAGCATGGAGATTAAAACTAGAAATCAACTTACCGGATCCCTTAGGCTCGTGTTTTAAACCCACGCATTCCAGGTGAAACCACTCCCTTGGACACT from Podospora pseudoanserina strain CBS 124.78 chromosome 6, whole genome shotgun sequence carries:
- a CDS encoding hypothetical protein (EggNog:ENOG503P106), with protein sequence MVLTSTLMRRTWASIHSALQNRGRSNRRVVFTIEKPLSLDASSRSRRTAEKSKLRNKWLLYVLRLRKAGDVPTRPVPTITLRRPRPRSTWLCHLETDVFGKRQEEITADGLPAAYRYHEAPRKRVVGNPANDILAVLRTELSLGGLADMLKHLWFAGAERPATLLHFHVAMGREVAIADRMDLHLLCSNKGRLFIKPVPRFLLDPAFCRSNLQCPDGCACYNPPADTCRGIARKVALGFLYTYVCLISCETDFHIANGTHWKALAREVLQVHERDPDVVHPRFLRAKLRLSRINTIHRFTRLPPFHSYVRGWHNYSSLFHDNLAWMATAAVFLALVLTAMQVGLATERLQQDTTFQQASYGFTVLAILGPICAFGLVALGTLFNLVNDLPLLIGRRRNCAVHETSGEVGYAAP
- a CDS encoding hypothetical protein (COG:B; EggNog:ENOG503Q0N0), producing the protein MVACDGAECPREWFHLECVGLKHEPKGSGKLISSFNLHADYLGKRRASHNKQRNGSVVNARRGWRICRLLYRRIYLVGSTFETIIYITTGLKEKRPKQWKLPPIMYSAYQLSDVDTSILISESGRYR